A segment of the Agromyces sp. H17E-10 genome:
GCGGCCGTTCGCGGCGTCGACACGGGTCTGCAGACGGGCGGCGAGCAGCTCGTGCCGCGTGTGCGCGAACCGGTCGTGCAGCTCGGCGATGAACTCGAGCGCCTCGGGGGTGAGGATCTCGTCGTATCGCTCGCCGAGCGGGGCCGTGATCTCGATGCGCGGGTCGACGACGGCGAAGCTGCCGGTCGCGGTACGCGGTTCGGTCTCGGTGCGTTCGAGGGTGATGGTGCTCATGGTTTCGTCTCCTTGGATGTTCGCGGGTTGAGGAGGCCCGCCAGGGCCGTCTCGAAACCGAGTCGATCGGTGTCGGGTTTCGAGACGGCGGCGGGCCGCCTTCTCAACCCGCGAATGGCGTCAGTGGTTGAACTGGTCTTCCTCGGTCGATCCGACGAGGGCGAGCGTGGCGCTCTGCGGGTTGAGCGCGGTGGCGATCTGGTCGAAGTAGCCGGTGCCGACCTCGCGCTGGTGGCGCGTGGCGGTGTAGCCGGCGGCCTCCGAGGCGAATTCCGCCTCCTGGAGTTCGACGTAGGCCGACATGTGACGCTCGTTGTAGTCCTTGGCGAGCGTGAACATGCCGTGGTTCAGCGAGTGGAAGCCCGCGAGGGTGATGAACTGGAACGCGTAGCCCATCGACGCGAGTTCGCGCTGGAACTTCGCGATCTGGTCGTCGTCGAGGTGGCGCTTCCAGTTGAACGACGGCGAGCAGTTGTACGAGAGGCGCTTGCCCGGGAACTTCGCGTGCACGGCCTCGGCGAACCGGCGCGCGAGGTCGAGGTCGGGCTCGGCCGACTCGACCCACAGCAGGTCGGCGTACTCGGCGTACGCGAGCCCGCGGGCGATGACGGGCTCGATGCCGTTCTGCACGTTGTAGAAGCCCTCGGCGGTGCGCTCGCCCGTGACGAACGGACGGTCGCGCTCGTCGTGGTCGCTCGTGATGAGGGTCGCCGCGAGAGCGTCGGTGCGGGCGATGATGATCGACGGCACGCCCGCGACGTCGGCCGCGAGTCGGGCGGCGTTGATCGTGCGGATGTGCTGCGAGGTCGGCACGAGCACCTTGCCGCCCATGTGCCCGCACTTCTTCTCGCTGGCGAGCTGGTCCTCCCAGTGCACGCCGGCCGCGCCGGCCTCGATCATCTGGTGCATGAGCTCGTACGCGTTGAGCGGTCCGCCGAAGCCGGCCTCGGCGTCGGCGACGATCGGCGCCATCCAGTCGGTGATCCCGGTGGCCGAGGCATCCGTCTCGATCTGGCCCGCACGCAGCAGGGCGTTGTTGATGCGGCGCACGACCGCGGGCACCGAGTTCGCGGGGTAGAGCGACTGATCGGGGTAGGTCTGGCCCGAGAGGTTCGCGTCGGCGGCGACCTGCCAGCCCGAGAGGTAGATGGCCTTGAGGCCGGCGCGCACCTGCTGCACGGCCTGGTTGCCGGTGAGGGCGCCGAGCGCGGCCGACCACTCGGGGTCCTCCATGCGCTCGAAGGCGTTGCCGGTGTTCTTCTGGATGTTCTCCCAGAGCTTCTCGGCACCGCGCTTCGCGAGCGTGCGCTCCTCGCGGACCGGGCCGCGGAGGGCGATGACGTCCTCGGCGGTGTAGTCGCGGCGGACGCCCTCCCAGCGGGGGTCGGCGTCCCACTCGAGCTGCAGCTCGGCAGCGGTCTGGGTCTGGTCGCCGGGGCGGATCGGGGTGCTCATGGGGTGCTCCTTCGGTGGTGCTGCTGTGCGGTTCCGGATGCCTCGTGGCGAGGTGTCCGCTCGTCTGTGAACCCATGCTGCGCCCGCCGCGAGGGGCCGACCCGACGAATCGGGGGGTGAACTTTCGCCGTTCTTCTGCGGCGCGGAAGAAGCCAGCGCGTGCCGGCGCTCGGGCCGTCCCGATCGCATCGCGCGGCTCGACGTGATACCTTGCAGTTCTAGGTACCTCTCGGTTCTAGGTATCTTG
Coding sequences within it:
- the aceA gene encoding isocitrate lyase; this translates as MSTPIRPGDQTQTAAELQLEWDADPRWEGVRRDYTAEDVIALRGPVREERTLAKRGAEKLWENIQKNTGNAFERMEDPEWSAALGALTGNQAVQQVRAGLKAIYLSGWQVAADANLSGQTYPDQSLYPANSVPAVVRRINNALLRAGQIETDASATGITDWMAPIVADAEAGFGGPLNAYELMHQMIEAGAAGVHWEDQLASEKKCGHMGGKVLVPTSQHIRTINAARLAADVAGVPSIIIARTDALAATLITSDHDERDRPFVTGERTAEGFYNVQNGIEPVIARGLAYAEYADLLWVESAEPDLDLARRFAEAVHAKFPGKRLSYNCSPSFNWKRHLDDDQIAKFQRELASMGYAFQFITLAGFHSLNHGMFTLAKDYNERHMSAYVELQEAEFASEAAGYTATRHQREVGTGYFDQIATALNPQSATLALVGSTEEDQFNH